One region of Sandaracinaceae bacterium genomic DNA includes:
- a CDS encoding FAD-dependent oxidoreductase, which translates to MRVVLFVALASLLSACSAAAPQPVHPVSRVIVVGAGMSGIAAARALHAAGHEVVVLEARDRLGGRIHTVSLDGVAVDAGAAWLHGVRDNPLVGVAEAYGFTLVDDDVDDVALAVSTTEGPFDDAEIEAAFGTADRFFTRLPALRSSLGPLASVADGSDAFFAEEDLDLRAALLGRAMLERNYLELDYAAPLGLQSLRWVDEDPALRGGDQLIVGGYGQLIERLAEGLDVRLSEVVTRIEYDATGVTVHASSGAVMGSHVIVTVPLGVLRAGSIAFEPPLPTEKLEAIARLDLANLEKVIFRFDTLFWDDIEDNSGLVISEVDGEMPGFFDLTREAGAPTLVVLYGGAYARSAQATASDADLVVRALEHLAVLLGREVPEPTATHVTRWTSDPFARGSYAFIPTGASPADMDAVRAPVADRVFFAGEGTRFTTASTVHGAFLSGLDAARSLGVSSPEIPGYAR; encoded by the coding sequence GTGCGAGTCGTCCTCTTCGTTGCCCTGGCCAGCCTCCTCTCGGCGTGCAGTGCCGCCGCGCCGCAGCCGGTCCACCCTGTCTCGCGGGTCATCGTGGTGGGAGCTGGCATGTCCGGCATCGCCGCCGCCCGCGCGCTGCACGCCGCCGGCCACGAGGTGGTGGTGCTCGAGGCGCGCGACCGTCTCGGCGGGCGGATCCACACCGTGTCCCTCGACGGAGTGGCCGTGGACGCAGGGGCTGCGTGGCTGCACGGTGTGCGCGACAACCCGCTGGTGGGGGTCGCGGAGGCTTATGGGTTCACGCTCGTGGACGATGACGTGGACGATGTGGCCCTGGCGGTGTCCACCACCGAGGGGCCGTTCGACGACGCCGAGATCGAGGCCGCGTTCGGCACGGCGGACCGCTTCTTCACGCGGCTCCCGGCGCTGCGCTCTTCTCTCGGACCGCTGGCCAGCGTGGCAGACGGGAGCGACGCCTTCTTCGCCGAGGAGGACCTCGACCTCCGCGCCGCCCTGCTGGGTCGGGCCATGCTGGAGCGCAACTACCTCGAGCTGGACTACGCCGCGCCGCTCGGCCTCCAGTCGCTGCGCTGGGTGGACGAGGACCCCGCGCTGCGCGGGGGCGACCAGCTCATCGTGGGCGGCTACGGGCAGCTGATCGAGCGCCTGGCGGAGGGGCTCGACGTGCGCCTCTCCGAGGTGGTCACGCGCATCGAGTACGACGCCACCGGGGTCACGGTGCACGCGAGCAGCGGCGCCGTCATGGGCTCGCACGTCATCGTCACGGTGCCGCTCGGCGTGCTCCGGGCCGGGAGCATCGCGTTCGAGCCGCCGCTCCCCACCGAGAAGCTGGAGGCCATCGCGCGCCTCGACCTCGCCAACCTCGAGAAGGTCATCTTCCGCTTCGACACGCTGTTCTGGGACGACATCGAGGACAACTCGGGGCTCGTGATCTCGGAGGTCGACGGGGAGATGCCCGGCTTCTTCGACCTCACGCGCGAGGCGGGCGCGCCCACGCTGGTGGTGCTCTACGGAGGCGCCTACGCGCGCAGTGCCCAGGCGACGGCGAGCGACGCCGACCTGGTGGTGCGTGCCCTCGAGCACCTGGCCGTCTTGCTGGGCCGCGAGGTCCCCGAGCCGACGGCCACCCACGTGACCCGCTGGACGAGCGATCCGTTCGCGCGTGGGTCCTATGCGTTCATCCCGACCGGAGCCTCGCCAGCCGATATGGACGCCGTGCGTGCGCCCGTCGCGGACCGAGTGTTCTTCGCTGGCGAGGGCACGCGCTTCACCACCGCGTCCACCGTCCACGGTGCGTTCCTGTCCGGGCTCGACGCGGCGCGCTCGCTGGGCGTCTCGTCACCCGAGATCCCCGGTTACGCGCGCTAG